Genomic window (Bacillus vallismortis):
CCTTCTTTATCGGACAGCACTTCGGCCAGATTAATCGAGTTGGTAATCACCGTGCAATCATCCGCATTCATATGTTCTGCACATGCCTGAACGGTTGTAGAGGCATCTAAAATCACCCGGTCACCATTATGAATGAGCGATGCGGCAAGCCTGCCAATCTCGCTTTTTTCCTCGGACACTGTATTCAGGCGGCCGGAATAACTTTGAATTTTCTGATGCACAGTCGGCAAAATGGCACCGCCCCTTGTGCGGATGATGGCATTCTGTTCCTCCAGCTTCACAAGATCCCGTCTGGCTGTATCTCTTGAGACTTGAAGAAGCGTACAGATCTGCTCCGTTGTAATTCGGTTATGCTGTTTTAAAAAATCCAAAATCGCTACTAATCTTTCTTCTTGGTACACGCCCTCATTCCTTTTCTGATCTATCATCTTTAAGTGATTATAAGTTTTCCGAGAAATACAATCAATGATTTTAAGTGATTTTAAGCAAAAATGCATCATAAGAA
Coding sequences:
- the glcR gene encoding transcriptional regulator GlcR, producing MYQEERLVAILDFLKQHNRITTEQICTLLQVSRDTARRDLVKLEEQNAIIRTRGGAILPTVHQKIQSYSGRLNTVSEEKSEIGRLAASLIHNGDRVILDASTTVQACAEHMNADDCTVITNSINLAEVLSDKEGIEIYLLGGKLEKEHRFLYGASVIEKLSSYHVDKALIGVVGISEHGITIAHEEDGMVKRKMIQQAKQVIALADHSKLGSTSFYQYAELSEIDLLVTDRLPNQAFCDLLDRNGVELLVTEQDEERADKREINCD